A region of the Arachis hypogaea cultivar Tifrunner chromosome 15, arahy.Tifrunner.gnm2.J5K5, whole genome shotgun sequence genome:
GTTGTAGAACCTGTTCTCCACAGCACAAACAAATTTGAGAGAAATAAAAAGGACTTCAGCGAATCATAATGTGATTTCAAATAGTTTAAAACTTACCAAAACACTAAGTTTCAACAATGCAATTATTCATCTCTTATTATTTATACATGTAATAGCCACTGATGATGACTTCCATACGGTGGGATGGGAGTCTCATGGCCATTAATCAATCCTGAATCACCTAGCCCAAACTCTTGCTGTACAGATGCATTTACTTCTGTATTTAGCGCTGCTAATGTCTCTTGAGAAGCCACAGGGTCCTTGGGAAGCTcctatgaaaaaaaaatacatggAGTCAAAAATTCTATCAAGTATAACTACAATATAGAGGTTACCGGTTTATTTTAATTCAAGTAACAACTAATGCAATATTGTATCTTACTGACCTCTTCAGTACCAACGCTAGCTTGTGCGCCACTACCAGTCTTATCACCCACATCGTCACCGTCATTCCTCACAGGACATTTATTCTTTACATGACTAGCACCGTTGCATTTAGTGCACCTCCGTTTACCCCTCTCCTTTTTCCCCTTGGGTGATCCTTTTGTCTTGACCACTGAAAGGTCACCAACAAAGTTTAGCATGGGAGAATCTCTTGTTTGTCTTTTCAAGCCAGATTTTTGTTCTAGTGTTTGGGTGCAACGACAGACTTCATTCATAGTGTCATGGAAAGAAGGACCATCTTAAGCTCCTAAGAATACCATCCACGTAGCTACCACTGACAATGCGCCATAGCGCATTAAAAATTCTTTCTCTGTCTTGCGTAGTGCATCCTTGGGAACTTTCATCCAGATACTTCTTGGCATCCTTCGACCATCTTTTCAAAAGAAGACTATCTGGCAACTTCTGTAAACCTACCCTTTTCATTGCACAAAACATGTGGCTGCAAGGAATGCCTTCACTACTCCACCGACTacattcacattccatatgctcAGTATTGCGATCATAAAGTACGTTATATATATGTTGCCTCCTGTCACACTCCTTAACTTTTAACACAACAGTAGTTCATATGTTTTTCTCATTTATTACATCTAATGTGACCACTCTTTGAATCTCCTTTTTTACTTCTCTAAGAATCTCCCTTGTGTAAAAATTGGCATCAGAAAGCTCCAATGCTTCTAGCCCAGTAGTTAGAACGGGCTCCCCATACAGCGTCTTAAATTGAGAAACTAATTCATTGTTTCTATAGTCCCTAAGAGCATGTTCAAGATTTTGGACCAACTCTAGAAGACTTTGGCGAATGCAAATAAACCTCTTGATGAAGTTGTTTATCGCCTCACACCTTGATGTTGTTCTAAATCCAGCACAGAATTTATCCCTCAAGTAAGTGCTTGCCCAACTTTTCCTCTTCTCATATTCATTTAGAACCCATTCATTTTCCTCCAatccatatttttttttatcatattctcCCAATATTCTTCAAATTCATCCGGATGCCATGGATCATACAAACATCTTCTGAAGTTGTtggaaaaatttttgttttttatgttttcCGTTACATTCTTCTGAATGTGCCATCCATATAATCGGTGAGTTGCATCCGGGAAGATTTCTTGAATTGCTGCCTTCATTGCTTCGTCACCGTCTGTGACCACAACACTGGGAGACTTATTCAGCATGACTTCTAGAAAGTTTTGCAACAACCACGTATATGTTGCTGTCCGTTCGTCCTCTACCAAGGCAAAGCCAAATATACATGTTTGGCGGTGATGGTTACAACCTGAGAAGATTACCAACAGCCTTCTGTACTTATTCTTCCAGTAGGTTGTATCGAATGCAAGCACATCTCCAAAGTACTGATAATCGGACCTACAAATGCTGTCTGCCCAAAATAAATTTGCCAGCCGACCTTCATCAGTAGCACTGTACCTTGCCATGGCCATCGGGTCGACATCAGCTTTCCCAAGTAGATAGCTAATCGTCGCATTGGAATCCCCACCACTGAGCTTTGCAAGACGAGTTCTTTGAAAGTGATTATCTAGGTCCTTCTTTGTGAACCCGATATTTGCATAACCACCGGCTTGGCCTACcattagacccattattttagaGGTTGGAAGACCATGATCATGCATGGTATTCGCCTGAGCTTTTTGTAGCTCAGTCAACCCTCGGTGGTTTGGAATTAGGTGTACCAAGGATTGTGGGACAAGATCGTGGTTGTGCTTCTTGACTAATTTTTTAACCCTCCAAGTCGAAGTTTTGGTGTCAAAATACACCGCAAGCATGGCTTCACAACCAGTGCGAGTCAACGCTCTTTGCTCCCTCTTCCTAGTCGAACTAGATATGTATTTCTCAGCTCTCTTTCCTTCCTTGCTGCAAAAAAACCTCTTTCTGCGCTATGTTCCATCTTTTCCACGTGCTGTATCACCCTTGCAAACTCCAAACCCGAGACACCTCGCATAACGTACAAACAAGTTATAAGCTACATCCGATGTTTCAAAGGTCTGGTTTATAATATCATCGGCCATCACAGACACACACTTACTACTGCTGCCACCGCAATCACAAGTGCAGTTAATATTTTCTTCCACACCAGTCATCATGCAATCTTCGACGCTGTCTTGTGAACTGAGTGGTTCCGAGTCAACATCCATTGCACCCTAATGAGATGAATTAATCAAAGGGCaataaataacaattttttattaaaagctattagtattaattaattaaaaccttTGAAAGTGACTGACTATTACTTGTTATGATAATTCTTTGCTCCGATCCATTAGATGAAATAAAGATTAATCAGCAAATGAAGTAGCAAAAATACTTGGTCTTATCAAATGCAAAGAATATGCAAGCTAGGCTAGTGAATGAAGGGTGATGCTTAAAAATGATGCTAAAAAATGTATTTAACTGAAATTTGTCTTTTTTAAATAATCAAACAAACCTACCTAAAATATATATCCTCCTTATTAAAACGTTATTCCAAGAAGTCCTGAGAGAATGCAAAGCTAAATTAAAACAGTAAATACAAAAAGTTTTCAAAGAGAGATAACAAGTATATCAATACTCAATACTCTTAATTGTTATTATCCTATTCCGCAACATATGCTATAACGTACAAATACGTTATTTCTGCTCAAATATCTGTATTGTAGGCATATCTGCATCATATACTATTAAATTAAACTTCCTAATTGTGACTATAGTTTTGATAAAATGGCCGTATTTACATATTGATATTTGTGCTAAACGGAAGGCTAGACTAGCTAGCATTAATTCTCTTACAAGAAACTAGTATAACTTAGAAAACAACAATGATAAAGCCATGAAGAGATTCTATTAGTTCCTACTAAACAAAACAATTAGATCAAAACTAAAGGTGAATTTTTAGTATTAAGAAACCAACTATCTCTCTTAAATCTCCAATTCAATTATGCCAGTAATCCAGAGGGTTGACTTACTATACAATGAACGAGTgcagaaatagaagaaaatatgAAGAGGTACTAGAAGGCAGAAAAAGAGTTAGTTTTTTTGTTCCTGCGATTGTGAGCACACGCTGATGCTGC
Encoded here:
- the LOC112748162 gene encoding protein FAR-RED IMPAIRED RESPONSE 1-like, encoding MGLMVGQAGGYANIGFTKKDLDNHFQRTRLAKLSGGDSNATISYLLGKADVDPMAMARYSATDEGRLANLFWADSICRSDYQYFGDVLAFDTTYWKNKYRRLLVIFSGCNHHRQTCIFGFALVEDERTATYTWLLQNFLEVMLNKSPSVVVTDGDEAMKAAIQEIFPDATHRLYGWHIQKNENEWVLNEYEKRKSWASTYLRDKFCAGFRTTSRCEAINNFIKRFICIRQSLLELVQNLEHALRDYRNNELVSQFKTLYGEPVLTTGLEALELSDANFYTREILREECDRRQHIYNVLYDRNTEHMECECSRWSSEGIPCSHMFCAMKRVGLQKLPDSLLLKRWSKDAKKYLDESSQGCTTQDRERIFNALWRIVSGSYVDVVKTKGSPKGKKERGKRRCTKCNGASHVKNKCPVRNDGDDVGDKTGSGAQASVGTEEELPKDPVASQETLAALNTEVNASVQQEFGLGDSGLINGHETPIPPYGSHHQWLLHVLQLGHYSKFNGMQ